A section of the Candidatus Wallbacteria bacterium genome encodes:
- a CDS encoding diguanylate cyclase, which produces MPEEKQTILIVDDEPLNIEILSQTLSVGYRILIAKNGLQAIFRLKKNNVDLILLDIIMPEMNGHEVCRLIKANENTKHIPIIFITSMSDSEDEAKGLQLGAVDYITKPFYLPIVNSRVKTHLDLKLKTDMLEQLVSLDGLTNISNRRRFDEKMQEEWNRSKRKKAPLSLLMIDVDCFKNFNDHYGHSAGDDCLRQIASVLRTTFTRAGDLVARYGGEEFMVILPEIDGTGLENMAAELARNVVALKVPHQKSVAAEFVTISIGGVTSIPDQSCSGPQELVEAADTMLYKAKADGRNCIRTVVM; this is translated from the coding sequence ATGCCGGAAGAAAAGCAGACCATCCTGATCGTCGACGACGAACCGCTCAATATAGAGATTCTCAGCCAGACCCTGAGCGTAGGCTACAGGATACTGATCGCCAAGAACGGGCTGCAGGCCATTTTCCGCCTGAAAAAAAACAATGTCGACCTGATCCTTTTAGACATCATCATGCCTGAAATGAACGGGCACGAGGTCTGCAGGCTGATCAAAGCCAATGAAAATACCAAACACATCCCGATCATTTTCATCACTTCCATGAGCGACAGCGAGGATGAAGCCAAGGGGTTGCAGCTCGGGGCCGTTGATTACATCACCAAACCTTTCTATCTGCCGATCGTGAACTCCCGGGTCAAGACTCATCTGGATCTGAAACTGAAAACCGATATGCTGGAGCAGCTCGTATCTCTGGACGGGCTGACCAACATCAGCAACCGCAGAAGATTCGATGAGAAGATGCAGGAGGAATGGAACCGCTCCAAGCGGAAGAAAGCACCTCTTTCATTGTTAATGATCGACGTGGACTGCTTTAAAAATTTCAACGACCATTATGGCCATTCCGCCGGGGACGACTGCCTGCGGCAGATTGCCAGCGTCCTCAGGACCACATTCACCCGCGCTGGAGATCTTGTCGCCAGATACGGGGGCGAGGAATTCATGGTGATTTTGCCTGAAATCGACGGGACTGGCCTGGAAAACATGGCGGCAGAGCTTGCCCGGAATGTCGTTGCCCTGAAAGTCCCGCACCAGAAATCCGTTGCAGCGGAATTCGTGACCATCAGCATCGGCGGCGTTACCTCCATCCCGGACCAGAGCTGCTCAGGTCCGCAGGAGCTGGTAGAAGCCGCGGACACGATGCTTTACAAAGCCAAGGCTGACGGCAGGAACTGCATCCGGACCGTTGTCATGTAG
- a CDS encoding transporter substrate-binding domain-containing protein — protein sequence MVSARLFLIFCLFAPALYADTVTVGTLTDYPPYCFDKENAKPDYEEVIPPGTDSVRLQGYSWDVVRESFQAMDCTIRLIVSPWKRCLHYLETGTIEVLFPASKTPEREAKFSYCDEPVNTVQFVIYIPKAVEFKWDSLESMDGKSIAAMRDWNYGEKWKADGKISKEYVDSIIQTFKILDKNRVFGIAGYDIPFDYTLKQNGISDKYRKLPPFDAEFEYLIGSKSNPSAQKILDLYLQGRKKIEQNGIFSKIKSKWM from the coding sequence ATGGTTTCCGCAAGGCTTTTCCTGATTTTTTGCCTTTTCGCTCCGGCCCTCTACGCCGATACAGTGACCGTGGGGACCCTGACTGATTACCCTCCCTATTGTTTTGACAAGGAGAACGCCAAGCCTGACTATGAGGAAGTGATTCCACCTGGAACGGATTCGGTGAGGCTCCAGGGCTATTCCTGGGATGTCGTCAGGGAAAGCTTCCAGGCCATGGACTGCACCATCAGGCTGATCGTCTCGCCCTGGAAGCGCTGCCTGCATTACCTGGAAACAGGCACGATCGAAGTCCTTTTTCCTGCCAGCAAAACCCCTGAGCGGGAAGCGAAATTCAGCTACTGCGACGAACCTGTGAACACTGTCCAGTTCGTGATCTATATTCCCAAAGCCGTGGAATTCAAATGGGATTCCCTGGAATCCATGGACGGGAAAAGCATTGCTGCCATGCGGGACTGGAATTACGGCGAAAAATGGAAAGCTGACGGCAAAATCAGCAAGGAATATGTTGATTCGATCATCCAGACCTTCAAGATCCTGGACAAAAACCGGGTGTTCGGGATCGCAGGATACGATATTCCTTTCGATTACACACTGAAGCAGAACGGCATTTCCGACAAATACCGGAAGCTGCCCCCGTTCGACGCTGAGTTCGAATACCTGATCGGCAGCAAAAGCAATCCTTCAGCACAAAAAATTCTGGACCTTTATCTGCAGGGCAGAAAAAAGATCGAACAGAACGGGATTTTTTCCAAAATCAAGAGCAAGTGGATGTGA
- a CDS encoding response regulator, translated as MKRRQTLNFRFNFALIAVVTGILLVFSFLIGFYNYSRSRSDLTERLDNEIKLAVISLSTAFWQMNEQSMEDVTDALFLDKTVVFAQIVEGREIIHKRVLASKYEDKDLSFFLASHQFQVLTEPIVKDGEKLGALQVVIDGSTITMELISNILIIAALTLILILAISLTTIFITRKYILQPILELKEAATLIAGGHLETSINLSDNDELGDLSRSLDGMRISIKDLFHTLKKAEEKYRNIFENSREGIFQVTIDGDFLAANDFLAKILGYATKEELLSDPASAFDLFFSEAEEKEEFLNILKRTGSVAGFEAKLEIMSGESSFISIAAHAVSDEYGKTRYYLGTIQDITEKKQAEEMKIAKEAAEAATRAKSDFLASMSHEIRTPMNAVIGFTELTLKTELTPRQKDYLSKAVTSARALLGIINDLLDFSKIEAGKLEVELIPFNLEETLDSVAGIISLKAEEKGLEILFHTETDVPLNLVGDPLRLSQILINLCNNAVKFTEKGEIIIATKLLDPQAQESEVTLQFSVTDSGIGLTPDQIDKLFQSFSQAETSIARKYGGTGLGLSICKHLCEIMGGKIWVESNPGSGSKFLFTARFKQQESARMKLNLPSNLKNLKILIVDDNPSAREILSEIISSMSFIVTQASSGLEALAELETAFRNNNPYDLVLMDWKMPGMDGIEVTKRLKTISNLSKPPFILMISAYGRDEVMHKAYDAGVNGFLIKPITPSLLLNTILEVFSREEVPPSKTDEHRKEFVFPAGLNILLVEDNELNQILARELLEQAGLSVTVAGNGREGLEALSVRKFDLVLMDLQMPLLDGYETTAALRNGNLVNRDVPIIALTADAVSHEKEKCFAAGMDDYVPKPIDQEELFTCIRKWLTGSSASRALAGESRPSGKLLDDFLGLLQSSTGIDTRLALTRLNGNHRLYRTFLLNFMEKYRDLPESMELAMEKHVLEEVSRKSHTLKGLAGNIGAERLQNLAAEIEAGAKSGELTQSELSEFLTEFRRIMSGLGAAFHGETRQKSHGAVATGPAVNPELIRKKITLLNLLIEEGNFEAISNLRELRSLIANPLLQQTLQKMEDLLGNYDFENAQVLFLEIRNDLISETEG; from the coding sequence TTGAAGAGACGACAGACTCTGAATTTTCGTTTCAATTTCGCCCTGATCGCGGTCGTGACCGGGATCCTGCTTGTTTTTTCCTTTCTGATCGGTTTTTACAATTATTCCAGGAGCAGGTCGGACCTGACCGAACGTCTGGACAATGAGATAAAACTGGCTGTGATCAGCCTGTCTACCGCATTCTGGCAGATGAACGAACAATCGATGGAAGATGTGACAGATGCTCTGTTTCTTGATAAGACAGTTGTTTTCGCCCAGATCGTGGAGGGCAGAGAAATAATCCATAAAAGGGTTCTGGCTTCTAAGTATGAAGACAAGGACTTGTCTTTTTTCCTGGCTTCTCATCAATTTCAAGTTCTGACTGAGCCGATCGTCAAAGACGGGGAAAAACTTGGAGCCCTGCAGGTCGTCATCGACGGCAGCACGATCACAATGGAGCTCATCTCCAACATCCTGATCATCGCAGCCCTGACCCTGATCCTGATTCTAGCCATTTCCCTGACTACCATCTTTATTACAAGGAAATACATTCTGCAGCCGATCCTGGAATTGAAGGAAGCTGCCACGCTGATCGCCGGCGGACACCTGGAAACATCCATCAATCTTTCGGATAATGACGAACTCGGCGACCTGTCCAGAAGCCTCGACGGCATGCGCATCTCGATCAAGGATCTTTTTCACACTCTCAAGAAAGCAGAAGAAAAATACCGTAATATTTTTGAAAATTCCAGGGAAGGGATCTTCCAGGTTACAATCGACGGAGATTTTCTGGCTGCCAACGACTTTTTGGCAAAAATTCTGGGATATGCAACCAAAGAAGAACTTCTGTCAGATCCAGCTTCAGCTTTTGACCTCTTTTTTTCCGAGGCTGAAGAGAAAGAAGAATTCTTGAACATTCTGAAGAGAACAGGTTCTGTGGCCGGCTTTGAAGCAAAACTGGAGATCATGAGCGGTGAATCGTCTTTCATCTCAATCGCAGCTCACGCAGTGTCAGACGAGTATGGAAAAACCAGGTACTATCTCGGAACGATTCAGGATATCACAGAAAAGAAACAGGCAGAGGAGATGAAGATCGCCAAGGAAGCCGCTGAAGCCGCCACCCGGGCCAAAAGTGATTTTCTGGCCAGCATGTCCCACGAAATCCGGACACCAATGAACGCTGTGATCGGCTTTACGGAGCTGACCCTGAAAACAGAACTGACCCCCAGGCAGAAGGATTATCTAAGCAAAGCTGTCACTTCGGCCCGGGCGCTGTTAGGAATTATCAACGATCTGCTGGATTTTTCCAAAATCGAGGCCGGCAAGCTCGAAGTGGAGTTGATTCCATTCAATCTGGAAGAAACTTTAGACAGCGTAGCTGGTATCATCAGCCTCAAGGCCGAGGAAAAAGGGCTGGAAATCCTGTTTCACACTGAAACCGACGTACCTCTAAATCTGGTCGGAGATCCTCTCCGACTCAGCCAGATCCTGATCAACCTCTGCAACAATGCAGTGAAATTCACGGAAAAGGGTGAAATCATCATTGCCACTAAGCTTCTTGATCCTCAAGCACAGGAATCAGAGGTGACTTTGCAGTTTTCTGTGACTGATTCAGGAATCGGCCTTACACCGGATCAGATCGACAAGCTTTTCCAGTCTTTCAGCCAGGCAGAAACTTCCATAGCACGCAAGTATGGAGGGACCGGATTGGGACTCTCAATCTGCAAGCATCTCTGCGAAATCATGGGCGGGAAAATCTGGGTGGAAAGTAATCCAGGTTCAGGCAGCAAGTTCTTATTCACCGCCAGGTTCAAGCAGCAGGAATCAGCCAGGATGAAATTAAATCTGCCCTCAAATCTGAAAAATCTGAAAATCCTGATCGTGGACGACAACCCGAGTGCCAGGGAAATTCTCAGTGAAATCATCTCTTCCATGTCTTTTATCGTGACCCAGGCTTCTTCCGGTCTGGAAGCCCTGGCTGAACTGGAGACAGCTTTCAGGAACAACAATCCCTATGACCTGGTGCTGATGGACTGGAAAATGCCTGGCATGGACGGGATTGAGGTCACCAAGCGCCTGAAGACGATCTCCAATCTCTCCAAACCCCCTTTCATCCTGATGATCAGCGCATACGGAAGGGATGAAGTGATGCATAAAGCGTACGACGCAGGCGTAAATGGATTCCTGATCAAGCCGATTACTCCTTCGCTGCTTTTAAACACCATTCTGGAGGTCTTCAGCAGGGAGGAAGTGCCGCCCAGCAAGACCGACGAACACAGGAAGGAATTCGTCTTTCCTGCAGGGCTCAATATTCTGCTGGTCGAAGATAATGAACTGAATCAGATACTGGCCAGAGAATTGCTGGAACAGGCGGGTCTGTCGGTAACCGTCGCAGGCAACGGCCGGGAAGGTCTGGAAGCTCTCTCTGTCCGGAAATTCGACCTGGTGCTGATGGACCTGCAGATGCCGCTCCTGGACGGTTATGAAACAACCGCTGCCCTGAGAAACGGGAACTTGGTCAATCGCGATGTTCCGATCATTGCCCTGACTGCAGACGCAGTCAGCCACGAAAAGGAAAAATGCTTTGCAGCCGGAATGGATGACTATGTCCCAAAACCGATCGATCAGGAAGAGCTTTTCACCTGCATCAGAAAATGGCTCACTGGAAGCAGCGCTTCAAGGGCTCTGGCAGGTGAAAGCAGGCCGTCCGGCAAACTGCTTGATGATTTTCTGGGTTTACTTCAAAGTTCAACCGGAATCGACACCAGGCTGGCGCTGACCCGCCTGAACGGAAACCACAGACTCTACCGGACTTTCCTCCTGAACTTCATGGAAAAATACAGGGATCTGCCTGAATCCATGGAGTTAGCCATGGAGAAGCACGTTCTGGAAGAAGTCAGCCGCAAGAGCCATACGCTAAAGGGCCTGGCCGGTAATATCGGCGCCGAGCGGCTGCAGAACCTTGCGGCAGAAATCGAGGCAGGCGCAAAATCCGGGGAGCTGACTCAGTCTGAACTGTCAGAATTCCTTACAGAGTTCAGGCGGATCATGTCCGGACTTGGAGCCGCTTTCCATGGGGAAACCCGTCAGAAATCACACGGAGCAGTGGCGACCGGACCGGCTGTGAATCCGGAACTGATCAGGAAAAAAATCACGCTCTTAAATCTCCTGATTGAAGAAGGAAACTTTGAGGCGATTTCAAATCTCAGGGAGCTGAGAAGCTTGATCGCCAACCCGCTGCTGCAGCAGACCCTGCAGAAAATGGAAGATCTGCTCGGCAACTATGATTTTGAAAACGCCCAGGTCCTTTTTCTGGAAATCAGGAACGACCTGATCAGTGAAACGGAGGGATAA